Proteins co-encoded in one Leucobacter exalbidus genomic window:
- a CDS encoding LacI family DNA-binding transcriptional regulator, with amino-acid sequence MTVKKRPTIYDVAERAGVSKSLVSLVLRDSPRVSDAKREAVLEAVTALNYTPSRLAAGLAGTRTRSVGVIIDDFSNLWFVEALAGLRTALAEGGYALSVADASLNAHLGIDPIEAFRALRVDGIVLAGEASAPAVARSGVPAVVLGVRDLGAELAELPVIASDEAAGGRLATMHLAVQGHRDIACVSAPGASAARRERGYCDAIAELGLTPTVVRAPDTGEAAAREVAAELLARAESAQAPRPTAVFAVNDPMAVGVIGAARELGIAVPGDLSVVGYDDSPIAAYGLVSLTSVSGDPRELGEAAGQVLIAKLEGGATQIASRSFTPRLVARGSVAAY; translated from the coding sequence ATGACCGTGAAGAAACGACCGACCATCTACGACGTAGCCGAACGCGCAGGCGTCTCGAAGTCACTCGTGTCGCTCGTGTTGCGCGATTCACCCCGGGTGAGCGACGCGAAGCGCGAAGCCGTACTCGAGGCCGTGACCGCGCTGAACTACACCCCGAGCCGGCTCGCCGCAGGCCTCGCGGGCACCCGTACGCGCAGCGTCGGCGTCATCATCGACGACTTCTCCAACCTCTGGTTCGTTGAGGCGCTTGCTGGGCTGCGCACCGCGCTCGCCGAAGGCGGCTACGCCTTAAGCGTCGCCGACGCGAGCCTCAACGCCCACCTGGGCATCGACCCCATCGAGGCATTTCGGGCACTGCGCGTCGACGGCATTGTGTTGGCTGGCGAAGCCTCGGCCCCGGCGGTCGCGCGCAGCGGGGTGCCCGCCGTCGTGCTCGGCGTGCGCGATCTCGGCGCCGAACTGGCCGAGTTGCCCGTCATTGCTAGCGATGAAGCGGCGGGCGGCCGCCTTGCGACGATGCACCTGGCCGTGCAGGGCCACCGCGACATCGCGTGTGTCTCGGCCCCCGGCGCGAGCGCGGCACGGCGTGAGCGCGGCTACTGCGACGCCATCGCCGAATTGGGTCTCACGCCCACGGTCGTGCGGGCGCCCGACACGGGCGAAGCCGCGGCCCGCGAGGTGGCTGCGGAGCTGCTGGCCCGCGCTGAGTCAGCGCAGGCGCCGCGCCCCACCGCGGTCTTTGCGGTGAACGACCCGATGGCGGTCGGCGTCATCGGCGCCGCTCGCGAGCTGGGGATTGCGGTACCGGGCGACCTGTCGGTGGTCGGCTACGACGATTCGCCGATCGCGGCGTACGGGCTCGTGTCGCTCACCAGTGTGAGCGGTGACCCCCGCGAGCTGGGGGAGGCCGCAGGACAGGTGCTCATCGCGAAGCTTGAGGGCGGTGCCACGCAGATTGCATCGCGCAGCTTCACGCCCCGCCTGGTTGCGCGCGGATCGGTTGCGGCGTACTAG